The following DNA comes from Cellulophaga sp. HaHa_2_95.
AATGTTTAAGTTCCCAAACCCTAAGGAATATTATATCGAGTACATTCCGGTACATATAAGTGTTACGGCTATTGTGGCATTAAATATAGGAGTGATGATTTTATGCTTATTAATGCTAATTATACCTTCCTATATCATCACAAAAATTACGCCTGTCAAGGCTATTAAGTTTGATTAATTAATTTTTAAAATAACGCTATGAAAAAACATTACATCTTCCTTTGTTTACTAGCACTTTCATTAAATGGATTTTCTCAGAAATTATCCAAAACTGAAAAAAAAATTATAGCCAGTGTTGAAGGTAATAATGCAGAAGCAAGGCAGTTTCTAGAAAAAGTGGTGAATATAAATAGCGGAACTTTAAATCTTCAAGGAGTAAAAGAAGTAGGGCTTGTCTTTAAAGATGCCTTTGATGCTATTAACTTCAAAACGAATTGGATAGAAATGCCGGCAGAATTAAATAGAGCAGGTCATCTGTTTGCTGAAACTTCAGGTGAAAAAGGTAAAAAACTTTTATTAATTGGTCACTTAGATACTGTTTTTGAAAAAGATAGCCCATTCCAAAAGTTTGAAATGATTAATGATAGTGTTGCACATGCTCCTGGAGGTAATGATATGAAAGGGGGTAATGTTATTATTCTGTATGCTTTAAAAGCTTTGCATGATAACGGATTATTAAAAAATGCCCAAATAATTGCTGCTTTTACAGGCGATGAAGAGAGTACCGGAAAGCCTTTGACTATTAGCAGAGAAGATTTAGTAGCTGCAGCAAAACAAAGTGATATTGCTTTAGGGTTTGAAACTTCTACAGGATTTAATTACGCAACAGTTGCGCGCCGTGGCTCTTCTAGTTGGGAAGTTGAGGTTACGGGTAAAAGAGCACATTCTTCCGGAATATTTAATGAAACTACGGGGGCTGGTGCTATTTTTGAAATGTCTAGAATTCTCAACAGTTTCTATGAAGATGTAAAAGGAGCGGAGTATTTGACTTTCAATCCTGGAGTTTTATTAGGAGGTACATTTATTGATTACGATGCAAAGACAGGAAAAGGAAATGCTTTTGGCAAAACCAATGTGGTGGCACAAACGGCACTAGTAAAAGGTGGACTCCGATTTATGTCTGAAGAGCAAAAAGAAAATGCTAGAGGTAAAATGCGTGAGATTGTTGCGAATAATTTACCCAATACTTCTGCTACAATATCTTTTGAAGATAGCTATCCTGCGATGGGCCCTACAGCTGGTAATTTAAATCTTTTAAAACAATTAAATCAAGTAAGTCTAGATTTAAACCAAGGAGAAGTTATCGCTTATGATCCGGGTAAAAGAGGTGCGGCAGATACTTCTTTTGTTGCTGCGTATGTAGATGCATTAGATGGCTTAGGAACTATGGGTACAGGTGCACATACCCCAGAAGAAACGGTAAATCTAAATACAATAGAAGCATTAACGAAAAGAACGGCAATTTTAATTTATAGATTAATACATCAATAAAATTATGACAACACTTTCTTATAAGAACCAATCGGTACACATTGATGCAGGGGAATTGGTAAGTTTTCAAGTAGATGCCCAAGAATATATTCATCAAAAGGGGAGTCCCGGGTGGCGTAATGCAGATACAGAAATGTTTCCTATCATCGGACCTACGGCAGATGCTAATTTTAGAGTAGAAACCCCAAAAGGAACGGCTGTCCAAGATCAACATGGTTTGCTTCGTGAAATGAACTATCAAAAAGTTTCAGGAACTACAACCGAAGCCATATTTGAAAAAACGTACAAAGCAGGAACTTTGATTAAGAATTCTAAATATCCGGAAAAATCAACAGAGGAATTCTTGCAATGGCCGTATGATTTTACCTTTAGAAAAATTATAACACTTTCGGAAGAAGGTTTAGAAGTTCGTTTTGTGATTTCAGGAGTTTCAGGAATGCCGTATATGCTAGGGTATCATCCTGCTTTTAACCTAGTAACCGCTAATCCAACACTCCATGCGGGGACAATAGAAATAAGTCTAGAAGATGTTTTGGCCGTGGGGAGTAGAGCCTTACAGGTAGCAAAGTGCAAAGAGATTGCACTAAAAGACAAAAACACCATACATATAAAGACAGAAGGTTTTGGGAATTTTATGTTATGGACAGAAGTAAAAAATATGGTGTGTATTGAACCCATAACTTTTTATCCATATGCCGTGAAACAGGAACATCTTGCGGAAGGCTTTTCTATACTTGGAGCAGAAGACGCTATTTACAAAATGACGATTTCTGTTTCCAATTAAATATTTGAAATCAAGTATTTTATGAGTAACCTAGGTTACTTAGAGAATTAAAAATTAAGCATAAATTTGACGAATGCAAAAATACATTCCGATATTGAAATGGTTGCCTACCTATGATAAGCGCAACCTTTCTAAAGATTTGATAGCAGGTTTTACCGTAGGAATCATTTTGGTTCCACAGGGTATGGCTTATGCTATGATTGCAGGTTTACCACCTGTATATGGTTTGTATGCGGCACTTTTTCCGGTGTTAATGTATATGGTTTTTGGTACTTCACGGCAAGTGTCTGTAGGTCCAGTAGCTATGGATTCTCTTTTGGTAGCGGCTGGTTTAGGAGCCTTAAGTATTATTGGTATAGAAAATTATGTAGCCATGGCCATCCTATTGGCTTTTATGGTAGGAGTTATTCAGTTTTTATTAGGGGTGCTAAAAATGGGTTTTTTGGTAAATTTTTTGTCACGACCTGTTATCAGTGGTTTTACTTCTGCCGCGGCTTTTGTAATTATCTTTAGTCAGTTAAAACATTTATTAGGAGCGCCAATAGAAAGTAGTAAAATGTTTCATCAATTAGTGATCAATGCCTTTGATAAATTCGGAGAATCAAATTTGTATGATTTTGCGATTGGCTTATTAGGGATTATAATCATTTTAGTATTTAAGAAAATAAATAAAAAAATCCCAGCAATTTTGATAGTAGTAATTCTAGGTATTTTAGCTGTGTATGGTTTTAATCTAGAACAATACGGTGTTCATGTGGTAGGGGCAATTCCGACTGGACTGCCTATTTTTTCGCTGCCAACAATAGCCTTGGAAAATGTATTAAACCTGTGGCCCATAGCCTTAACCTTAGCATTAGTAGGATATTTAGAGACTATTTCCATAGGAAAAGCATTGGAAGAAAAATCAGGAGAAGAGACCATAGTTGCCAACCAAGAATTGATAGCTTTAGGTTTAGGGAATATTGTAGGATCTTTTTTTCAATCATACTCATCTACAGCTAGTTTTTCCAGATCTGCAATTAATGGTGAAGCAGGAGCAAAGACCAATTTATCGGCCTTGTTCAGTGTTGTTATGGTTATAGGAACCTTACTTTTTCTAACCCCCGTATTTTATTATTTACCTAAGGCTGCTCTAGCAAGTATAATTATGGTTTCTGTAATTGGGTTGATAGATGTGGCGTATGCTAAACAATTATGGCACAAACGAAAAGATGAATTTGTAGTATTGTTAATCACTTTTTTTGTAACCCTTTTTATTGGTATTCCTCAGGGAATTTTAATAGGGGTATTAAGTTCTCTTTTATTGATGGTATATAGAACTTCTAATCCGCATTTTGCAGTTCTAGGAAATATAAAGGATACAGACTATTATAAAAATATTACGCGGTTTGCAGATGAGGTAATCAATAGAGAAGACTTGCTTATTGTTCGTTTTGACGC
Coding sequences within:
- a CDS encoding aldose 1-epimerase, producing the protein MTTLSYKNQSVHIDAGELVSFQVDAQEYIHQKGSPGWRNADTEMFPIIGPTADANFRVETPKGTAVQDQHGLLREMNYQKVSGTTTEAIFEKTYKAGTLIKNSKYPEKSTEEFLQWPYDFTFRKIITLSEEGLEVRFVISGVSGMPYMLGYHPAFNLVTANPTLHAGTIEISLEDVLAVGSRALQVAKCKEIALKDKNTIHIKTEGFGNFMLWTEVKNMVCIEPITFYPYAVKQEHLAEGFSILGAEDAIYKMTISVSN
- a CDS encoding SulP family inorganic anion transporter — its product is MQKYIPILKWLPTYDKRNLSKDLIAGFTVGIILVPQGMAYAMIAGLPPVYGLYAALFPVLMYMVFGTSRQVSVGPVAMDSLLVAAGLGALSIIGIENYVAMAILLAFMVGVIQFLLGVLKMGFLVNFLSRPVISGFTSAAAFVIIFSQLKHLLGAPIESSKMFHQLVINAFDKFGESNLYDFAIGLLGIIIILVFKKINKKIPAILIVVILGILAVYGFNLEQYGVHVVGAIPTGLPIFSLPTIALENVLNLWPIALTLALVGYLETISIGKALEEKSGEETIVANQELIALGLGNIVGSFFQSYSSTASFSRSAINGEAGAKTNLSALFSVVMVIGTLLFLTPVFYYLPKAALASIIMVSVIGLIDVAYAKQLWHKRKDEFVVLLITFFVTLFIGIPQGILIGVLSSLLLMVYRTSNPHFAVLGNIKDTDYYKNITRFADEVINREDLLIVRFDAQLYFGNVGFFKNQLFNEIDKKGIKLKGVILNAEAINYIDSTGAQALTKVIREIHDRNMQFYIAGAIGPTRDIIFNSGIINELHKEFLFVKIKEAVACFDDPSSVSSLKGRVAYQNQFRV
- a CDS encoding M20/M25/M40 family metallo-hydrolase: MKKHYIFLCLLALSLNGFSQKLSKTEKKIIASVEGNNAEARQFLEKVVNINSGTLNLQGVKEVGLVFKDAFDAINFKTNWIEMPAELNRAGHLFAETSGEKGKKLLLIGHLDTVFEKDSPFQKFEMINDSVAHAPGGNDMKGGNVIILYALKALHDNGLLKNAQIIAAFTGDEESTGKPLTISREDLVAAAKQSDIALGFETSTGFNYATVARRGSSSWEVEVTGKRAHSSGIFNETTGAGAIFEMSRILNSFYEDVKGAEYLTFNPGVLLGGTFIDYDAKTGKGNAFGKTNVVAQTALVKGGLRFMSEEQKENARGKMREIVANNLPNTSATISFEDSYPAMGPTAGNLNLLKQLNQVSLDLNQGEVIAYDPGKRGAADTSFVAAYVDALDGLGTMGTGAHTPEETVNLNTIEALTKRTAILIYRLIHQ